The following nucleotide sequence is from Dysgonomonadaceae bacterium PH5-43.
TCTGCCATACTCTTAATATTCTTCCTATCCTTAGCAGTAAAAGCTCTTAATGCGTGTTGAAGCTTAAATCCGAGCTGACTTAAAACAGCAGGTGGCACATCGGTTGGATTTTGTGTACAAAAGAACACTCCCACCCCTTTAGAGCGAATAAGTTTTATTACAGTTTCTATTTGCTTCATCAACGCCGAACTTGCCTCTTGAAATATAAGGTGAGCCTCATCAATAAACATCACTAATTTAGGTTTATCCAAATCTCCCACTTCTGGGAAAGTAGCATATATTTCGGCAAGCATTTGCAATAAGAATGTAGAAAATAGTTTTGGTTTATCTTGCATATCCGTTACTCGGATAATGTTTATCATCGCTTTGTTATTCTCAGTACGAGTTAAGTCGTAAACATCGAACGATGGTTCGCCGAAAAAGCAATCAGCTCCCTGTTGTTGTAGTTCTATTATCTTCCTAAGTATTGTTCCTAATGATACAGACGATATTTTGCCGTATTCTTTTTCTATCTCCTCTTTACCTTCTTTGCTTGCATACTGAATTACTTTTATAAAGTCTTTCAAATCTACTAAAGGTAAATGATTATCATCGCAAAACTTATATATTAAAGAAACTAATCCGCTTTGAGTATCATTGAGTTCTAATATTTTAGACATTAATACTGGACCAAACTCAGTAACTGTCGCCCTTAATCTAACTCCTGGTTCATCACTTATAGTCATAAGTTCTACAGGAAAAGTTGATGGCTCGTACTCTAAATTCATTAGAGAATATCGCTCTTTGATAACTTTGTTTTCAGCACCTTCGGCAGCCAAACCGCTCAAATCGCCTTTTATATCAAGCATTACCACTGACACTCCGGCATCACTCAACGACTCTGCAATAACCTGTAACGATTTTGTTTTCCCTGTACCTGTTGCTCCAGCTATTAAGCCGTGTCGATTTAGTGTTTTGAAAGGAACTTTTATGTAAGAATCTTTCACAACCTCGCCGTCAAGCATTGGCGCGCCTATTACAAACGATTCACCTTTGAAGCTATAGCCTTTATCTATAATCTCCTTAAACTCTTCAACTGTTTTCATCGAACATAAAATTTAATGACTACCTTCTTTCTAACAACACAACATTCTCTACGTGATGTGTATGAGGGAACATATCTACAGGTTGAACTTTAGTTACCTTATATTTTTCGTCCATAAGACTTAAGTCTCTGGCTTGTGTAGCTGGGTTGCAACTTACATAAACTATCTTCTTTGGTTCGGCAAATAAAATAGTATTTATAACATCATCGTGCATTCCTGCCCTTGGAGGGTCAGTAATTATAACATCTGGTCGTCCGTATTCTGTTATGAAGTCGTTGTTAAGCACATTCTTCATATCTCCGGCAAAGAACAAAGTATTCTCTATATTGTTAATATCGGAGTTCACTTTAGCATCTTCTATCGCCTCTGGAACATACTCTATACCTATTACTTGTTTCGACATACGAGCAATAAAGTTGGCTATAGTGCCAGTGCCTGTATATAAGTCGTACACTAACTCATTGCCTGTAAGTCCTGCAAAGTCGCGAGCTACCTTGTATAAGTTATATGCCTGTTCGCTATTTGTTTGATAAAAAGATTTAGGACCAATCTTAAACTTTAGTCCTTCCATCTCTTCATAAATATAATCTCTGCCTTTATACACAATAACCTCTTGATCGGTTATTGTATCATTAGCTTTTTGATTTATAATATAAAGGAGTGATGTTATCTGAGGGAATTTATCTGCTACAAAAGAAAGTAAAGCCTCTTGTTTTTCCTTATCATCATCAAAGAAAACAACAATAAGCATAACTTCGCCCGTTGAAGATGTGCGTATAATAATGTTACGCATAAGTCCTTCTTGACTTCTTAAATCAAAGAAAGGATAGTTATTAGCAATACAGTATTCTCTAATAGCCAAACGAATAGAGTTCGATGGCTCTTCTTGCAACCAACACTTCTTTATATCCAATACTTTATCAAACATTCCGGGAATATGAAAACCCAAAGCCTCTGGATTGTCGAACTCTTTCTCTGTATTAATTTCGTCGTAAGTTCTCCAACGACGATTAGAGAAAGTATATTCAAGTTTGTTTCTATAAAACTCTGTTTTGTTTGAACCCAATATGGGAGATATTTCTGGCAATTCTATTTTACCAATACGTTGAAGATTATCAATTACTTGTTGTTGCTTGTAACGTATTTGTTCTTGATAAGGGAGTATCTGCCATTTACAGCCACCACATATTCCGTAATGTTCACAAAAAGCTTCTGTTCGAACCTCCGAATACTTATGAACTTTAACTACGCGAGCTTCCATAAAGGCACTCTTTTTGCGTGTAACCTGAGCATCTACAACATCACCGGGAACGGCAAAAGGTATAAACACTATTCTATCTTCGTATCTGGCAATAGCTTTTCCTTCCGAAGCTATTCCTGTAATTTCAATATTTTCTAAAATAAGCGAAGGCTTCTTTTGCTTCCTCGACATAAATAATTAATCTTTAGGTACAATAGGACGTATTATATACGAATAAGTATATACGTTGTCTAATAAACGATATTTGTCTAACGGACGAGCTCCCCAGCTATCATTACCTCCGACTCCCATTTGTTTAAGGTCGATGTTTACTGTAATGATATTCTTTTTATGCACGTCTGTTATATGTTGTTGTTTCTTTGTAAAACCAGGGTCGAAGTCTTCGTCTGAATTATGACGAGCATTAAAGCAAATAGTATTCTGTTCGCTTCTTTCAAACTCCACACCAAAACCTCTTTCGTCGGCAAATCTAACATAACCAACGTCTGTACGATAACCGTTTTCTTGTGGACGAATATAATCATACTTCAAGTCTTCTACCTTACAAGTATACAAACCAACAAACGCCGATGTGTTTCTGTCGTTATAGTTTTCCCAAGGTCCACGTCCATAGTAAGTAACATTCTCGAAAGAGTTTGGTATTTGAAGTCGCATTCCAAAGCGAAGTAGTTCTGGACGCTCTTTGCCTGTCATATTCATAGTTCCCGACACTTCTACCGAACCGTCTTGTCTTATTAAATATGTATAAGTATAAGGTATATCCAAATATTTTAATTTTTGATTAATCGTAACAAGAGTTTCATTACCTTTATCTTCAACATTTACACTTGTTGTTGTTCTTTCAGCTCCAGCATTACGCCAAATATTAGAACGAACTTGTAAGTTTTGTCCGAAGTCGTTATCTAATGGAGCCCTCCAGAAGTAAGGAGCAGGAGCTCGAGTAATTAATCTTCGTCCTTTGTAAGAGTATTCTGTTAACTCTCCAGAAGTAAGAGATATTTTTCCTTTTATATCTCCCTTTTCAAAAACGACTTCTTTATCTGTTTTATCTATTTTTACAGTTTCACCTTTATTCTCAGCCTTTTGTCCCCAAATATTATCACTTCCTTCTCTTAGTATCTGTTCGGCAGCAACTAAATGTCCTGCTGGCAAAAGATTTGTAGCCTTTTTAGTTGTTGCTTTTACTACGATATACATTTCCGCCAACTGATGTTTATTGGGGTGATTAACAGTTACAATAGTTTCTTTCAAAGGTTCTCCTTTTACTTTCAACTCTCCCGATGTTTCTAACACTCCATTGTTATACAGTTCGTAAGCAAAGTTGTATTCGCTTAGATTAGTAAACAGATTGTAATTCTTTATTTTAATCTTAGTATATTTTTCTGTTTTCTCTACCGCCTCGAACCATATAGGCTGATAAACTTTCTTTACCTCATTGATGCCTGGGTGAATTGTTCTGTCGGCACTAATAAGTCCGTTAGCACAAAAGTTCATATCGTGAGTCCATTTGTCTCCTCCTAAATCTCCTCCGTAAGCCCAATACTTTCTACCAACATTATCGTACTGAACCAAACCTTGGTCTACCCAATCCCAGATAAAACCTCCTTGCAGTAAAGAATATTTCATTATCACGTCCCAATACTCCTGAAAGTTACCTGTGCTATTACCCATAGCGTGAGCATATTCGCAAAGTATTAACGGACGATGAGCATCTTCTTTTTTAGCATAATTCTCTATACCACCTATAGAGCGATACATAGGACAAACAATATCTGTAAAGTTGTTTTCGCCTGCACGCTCACATTGTACAGGACGATTTGCCTTATCATTTTCTTTCAACCAGTTATAAGTATGTTCATAGTTTTTACCAAATCGGCTTTCGTTACCAAGAGACCAATTAACAATACATGGGAAATTTTTATCTCTCTCAAACATACGTATTGTTCTGTCAAGATGTTGACCTTTCCACTCCTCGATGTTTGATGGGTGCTTGCTCATATCATACCAATCTAAACCGTGAGCTTCTATATTCACTTCGTCTACAACATAAAAGCCATACTCATCACACAACTGATAAAACTCTGGCGACTGTGGGTAATGACTTGTACGAATAGCATTAATGTTATATTGTTTCATTAGCGTAAGGTCTTTTATAATTGTTTCAACATCTACATAATGACCATACTTCTCGTGGTGTTCGTGCAAATTAACTCCTCTTATTATAATTGGTTGTCCGTTAAACAATAGTTGATTGTTTTTCATTTCTACTTTTCTAAAACCAGTTTTACAATCAGCCCACTCCATTGAATTACCTGCTTTGTCTTGTAATTCTATTTCTAAAGTATAAAGATTAGGATATTCTGCACTCCACTTCTTAGGGTTATTTACATTAGCTGTAAAAGAGAAAGTTTTAGTACTTTCTGCTGGAATTGAATTTACTTTTAATGTTTTAGATAGAATAATCTTATTATTATCATCGCGAAGATTAACCTTTATAGTATTTGCATCGCTTTCATCTTTATTGAAGTTACGAAGAGTTACATCAACGGTTAACTTACCATTCTTATAATTCTTATCTAAATCTCCATTAACAAAGAAATCTTCTATAGATACATTAGGACGAGAAATAAGTTTTACATCTCTTTCTATACCTCCAAGACGCCAAAAGTCTTGATCTTCAAGATAAGAAGCATCGCTCCATTTGAATATCTGAATTGCTAAAACGTTTTCGCCTTCTGTTACATAAGAAGTAATATCAAACTCTACTGGTGTTTTTGCCGCCTTTGAGTAACCTAAACGTTTTCCGTTTAAATAAAAAGTTGCAGCACCAGATATAGAACCAAAGTATAGAAACACTTCTTTATCTTTGAAAGATGCAGGAACCGTAAATTTAGTACGATAAGTTCCTATTGGTAAATCATTATTATCTACATAAGGAGGATTTGCAGGAAATATATAATTAACATTAGTATAAACAGGAATGCCATATCCTTGAGTTTCCCAACTACCTGGCACTTGAATGTCTCCCCACTCTGAATCATTTAGATTGGTATCATAAAACTTAACAAGTCTTTTTTCTACATTCTCTGCAAAAAGGAATTTCCAAGTTCCATTAAGACTCTTTACACGTGAAGATGCTTGCTTTAACTCTAACGCTGAAGCGCAATTAGTAAAGTGAGCTCTTGCTGGTTCTTTGTTTTCATCTACAATAGTGGGGTCTTCCCAAAAGTTAGTCTGCGAATAACTTGCTATCGCAACTAATAAGAATGTGATCAAAAAAAGATTTCTCATGATTTAGATATTGTGTTTTTGATTAAAGACATAGATATAAACAATACTATTATAGAACTTATACCTAAAAATAATTGATTTAACATTGACGAAACAACAATAATTATAAGTGAAAACAATAACAGCAAGAATGGCCATTCATTTCCTTTCCACTTAAAGCTTTTGAATTTCAACGAAAACATTGGAATTTCGGAAACCATCAACAAACAAAAAACTAATATTAAAATTAGCATTAAAATTATCCACAATACAGGATTTTGCTGACTGCAACCTAATACAGCAGGAGCAAATGATGCCCAAAATATTCCGTTAGCAGGAACTGGCAAACCAAGAAAGGAATCTGTTTGTCGAGTATCAATATTAAACTTTGCCAAACGTAGTGCTGAAAATATAGGAATAAGAAATGCCAAGAATGGTAATTCTGGCAGGTTAACTTGCGTTGATAATGTATTTAAATAAGAATACATAACACAACCAGGAGCTAATCCGAAACTAACAACATCGGCAAGCGAATCAAGTTCTGCTCCCAACTTAGAATAGGCTTTAAGCAGTCGCGCCGCAAAACCATCTAAGAAGTCAAACACTGACGCTAATATAATAAAAACAAAGGCTCCGGTATAATTATCAAACCTTAGAGCCATAACACAAGCCATACAACCTGCAAATAAGTTTAGGCAAGTAATAATATTCGGGACATTTTTCATCTATTTAAGTTTTGCTATTATTGTTTGATTACCGTAAACCTTCTGTTCCATATCTACTTTTATATCGGCATCAAGAGGTAAAAACAAATCAACACGAGAACCGAACTTGATAAATCCTAACTGCTGGTTTATATGACAGTCTTGACCTTCTTCGGCATAGGTAACAATTCTCTTAGCCATAGCTCCTGCAATTTGTCTAACAAGAATTTCATCTCCATTCTCTCTTCGTATAACTACAGTTGAACGCTCATTCTCCGAACTCGACTTAGGAAGATAAGCTGCCATATACCTACCCTCTTGATAAGAATAATGAACAACCTTACCGTCTACTGGTATCCAATTTACATGCACATTGAAAACACTCATAAACACCGACACCTGCAATCTTTTGTCTTGGAAATAATCAGGCTCAAAGACTTCTTCAATTACCACGATTCTACCATCAGCAGGAGCAATCACTACATCTTTTTTATCATCGTTAAACACACAGTGAGGACTCTTAAAGAAATTAAGAATTACACAAAACACTACAATCGAGATAGCTAATACTATGTAAGATAAAATAGAACAAGGTAAAAAACAAAACACTGCTGCATTTATCAACAGTATTACTAATAGATTGATGAGTATTATTTTATGGCCTTCTTTGTGTATTCGCATAATCAATATTTAATAAGTATTAATACAAAGGTAGTGTTTTTTATTAAATACAGCAAACTGTTTTAGGAAATAACCCTTGCTTTGACATATCCTTCCTTCTGTAATATCTCAAGTACTTTGTTTCGGAAATCGCCTTGAACAATTATTTCACCGTCTTTAGCTGATCCACCTACTCCACACTTTGTTTTAAGCATTTTAGACAAGGCTTGCATATCTTCGTCCGTTCCTACAAAACCTGTGATTAAAGTAACTTGTTTTCCTCCTCTATTACGTTTATCTAATTGTATTCGTAAATTCTGTTTGTCTTTGTTTAGTGTTTCCTGTTCTTCTTCACTATCGTGTTCGTAATTAAAGTCAGGATTAGTAGAATAAACAATATTCAAACGCTCTTTCCAATCATTCTTTTTCATAACTATTAATGGATATTATATCTACTATTAGGATATTTTATTCAACCAATCAGAAACACTTGCATCTGAAGGCATACGCCAATCACCTCTTGGAGATAAATTAACAGAGCCAACCTTTGGTCCATCAGGCATACAATTGCGCTTGAATTGTTGAGAAAAGAAACGAGAATAAAAAACTTTTATCCATTTCTTTACTACTTCTTCTGTATAAACACCTTCAAAGGCTTGTTTTGCCAAGAAGAATATTTTTTCGGGCTTAAAGCCATAGCGTAGCATATAATACAAGAAAAAGTCGTGCAACTCATAAGGCCCAACTAAATCTTCAGTCTTTTGAGCTATCTCTTTTGTTTTGTTCACAGGAAGCAACTCAGGACTTATAGGGGTATCTATTATATCATTTAAAGTATTTCGACTTGCCTCATCAACTCTATTGTCTGCAATCCATTTCACTAAGTGACGCACTAATGTTTTTGGCACACCAGCATTTACCCCATACATAGAAATATGATCGCCATTGTAAGTTGCCCAACCTAAAGCAAGCTCTGATAAGTCGCCCGTACCAACAACTATTCCATTAAGCTTGTTCGACAAATCCATAAGAATTTGTGTTCGTTCCCGAGCTTGAGTGTTTTCGTAAGTTACATCGTGAACATTAGGGTCGTGCTCTATATCTTTGAAGTGCAGCATACAAGCAGCAGTAATATCAATCTCCTTAGTACTTATACCTAACGATTTCATAAGATCGATAGCATTCGAGTAAGTTCTATCAGAAGTTCCAAAGCCCGGCATTGTTACTCCGCAAATCATAGTTCGAGGCAAGCCCAGTTTATCAACAGCTTTAGCGCAAACCAATAAAGCCAGAGTAGAATCTAAGCCTCCCGACACTCCTATTATTAATGATTTACAGTTTATGTGTTTGATACGTTTCACTAATCCCATTACCTGTATAGAGAATATCTCTTCGCAACGCTCTTTGTAATCATCAGCAGAAGGAATAAATGGAGTGGGATTTATCTTACGAATAAGAGATTTATCTTTTGCCGTTTTATTACTCAAACAAACAGAGACTATCTGTCTGCCTTCAACCTCTACAAATGACATTGGTTGTGTTGCAAATGATGTATTTTTTAATCTTTCAGAAGCAATCAAGTCCCAATCTATTTCACTAACAACAAGCTGACTCTCTATCTCAAAACGTTTACTCTCTGCTAAAAGTTTACCATTTTCATACACATACCCATTACCAGCAAACACCGTATCGGTTGTTGATTCTCCAAAACCAGCACTGGCATACACATAAGCCGACAGGCAACGAGACGACTGTTGTGCTAAAAGCGACTTTGTATATTGCTGCTTACCTGCAAGTTCGTTACTTGCCGACAGGTTAAAAATAAGCTTAGCTCCTGCCAAGCTATGATTAGAACTTGGAGGAATAGTAGCCCAAAGATCTTCACAAACCTCTACTGCGAAAAGTTTTTCAGTCTCAACACTACCAAATAATAAGTGATTTCCAAAAAAGACTTTACTTCCTAAATAATATATACTTGTATTCTCGTCAGAATCATAAGACTGAAACCAACGCTTTTCATAAAACTCAGAATAATTAGGAAGATGTTTCTTCGGAACTATACCCAAGACTTCCCCTTTTGCGCAAATAATAGCACAGTTATACAGTTTGCTATTCACTAAAACCGGAGCTCCAACTATGAATATCGTTTCCAAAGCCTTTGTTTCGTTCAAAAGATATTTCAAAACTTTCTGTGTTTCCTCTATAAGATTATGCTGCAAAAACAAATCTCCACAAGAATATCCCGTCAAGCTAAGCTCTGGGAAACAAACTATCCCCACGTTTTGATTACTCGCTTCACATACAAGCTCTTTAATCCTCTCAACATTAAAACTGCAATCTCCAACTTTTACCTCTGGTATAGCTGATGCAACTCTGTAAAACCCATAGTCTACCATATTACTGTGTTGCTTTAATATAGTTTTTCACTGGATAAGCATACATCTCCAAAAGTTTTTCTTCCAAGAATTGTATGTCTTTGTTTTCTATCTCTATTTTAGCTAATTGCGTTTGTTTGTAATTATTAAAAGACTCAACGTCTTTATCAGTATAACTTTCTGTAAAAGCTGAGCCACCCCAAAGTTGGTCATAAGCAACATAATTGTTTGGATACAATTTATAGTTACGATGAATTTCTTTATTGATTATATCTGCTACATCTGCAATTAATTCATTCTTTGGTTTACTTTTATCAAGTTTGTTTAACAAAGACGCTATAGGTTTACCTATTTGAAAGTGAACATTTCCTTTATATCCAGAAATCCCCGTTCCCATATTCAAAAGATCTTCCTCTTGTGTTTTTTTATAATCGGGATTATCTCTTTTTGCCTGAAACTCACGAGCCTTTAGATAATCACAAGGGTCGTACTGATAAGACAAAGACACAGGAGCTATATTTAGTTCTTTAATATTGTTTATAAAATCTCCATCTCCACCCATAGCCAACATCTTCAAAACACTCTCTTGAGTTTTATCGTCAGAATTTTTCGCTCTACCTTCTCTTTGCGCTATCCAAATAGATTCGTGTTTCTCTTTGATTGCAAAATGAATATATTTAGACAAATGAGTAGACACCTCTAACATTTGTCGGATATTAATACCTCTTTTAACTATAAAGCTCTTGTTTAGTCTTACTACATTTTTTATCCAAGGGTACAACAAAAGATTATCTCCTATAGCTATTTCCATAGTGTCAAAACCTTCGGTATCTAACATACAAGCCAAAAGAGCCGCATCTAACACAATATCCCTATGATTAGAAATGTAAATATAACTATTCTCTTTAGATATATTTTCAAAGCCTCCACAATCTATCGAATCTACCGTAGTATGAACAACTTCGAAGAGCCCTCCTCGTATAATTTTATGTTGAAAGTCTTTCTTTGTTTTAACGTCACGAAGCACAGAAGTAAGTTGCTCCCACATTCCCTGAGGGAATTTTGCTTCAATAACAGCCTTAAGATCTTTATCCTCTAAAAGTTCTTTAATAACGTCAGGTACCTCTTCGTCGTAAAACGGGCGTATGTCATCAAATTCGGCATTCTTTTCCATATTACAATTATTTAGTATGATTCGTTTTCAATGATTTCTGTCATTACCTCTTTGATATTCAGCCCTGCCGCTTTTATCTGTTGAGGAATAAAACTTGTAGTGGTCATTCCCGGAGTAGTATTAACCTCCAACATACTAACTTCTCCTTCCTCAGATATAATATAATCTACACGTATGATACCTTTAGCATCTAATATCTGATAGACTCTCTTTGTTAAGTCCTGAATTTCTTTAGTTAAATCGTTTGAGATGCGAGCAGGTGTTATTTCCTCTACACTGGAAGGATTATATTTAGCATCGAAGTCGAAAAACTCATTTTTACTCACTACCTCTGTAATTGGGAGCACCGTAAAATTTCCCTTTGTTTTAAAACAACCACAAGTAACCTCTGTTCCTTTCATAAAACTCTCAATCATT
It contains:
- a CDS encoding hypothetical protein (product_source=Hypo-rule applied; pfam=PF01553; superfamily=69593) yields the protein MEKNAEFDDIRPFYDEEVPDVIKELLEDKDLKAVIEAKFPQGMWEQLTSVLRDVKTKKDFQHKIIRGGLFEVVHTTVDSIDCGGFENISKENSYIYISNHRDIVLDAALLACMLDTEGFDTMEIAIGDNLLLYPWIKNVVRLNKSFIVKRGINIRQMLEVSTHLSKYIHFAIKEKHESIWIAQREGRAKNSDDKTQESVLKMLAMGGDGDFINNIKELNIAPVSLSYQYDPCDYLKAREFQAKRDNPDYKKTQEEDLLNMGTGISGYKGNVHFQIGKPIASLLNKLDKSKPKNELIADVADIINKEIHRNYKLYPNNYVAYDQLWGGSAFTESYTDKDVESFNNYKQTQLAKIEIENKDIQFLEEKLLEMYAYPVKNYIKATQ